From the Spiroplasma chrysopicola DF-1 genome, one window contains:
- the rpmE gene encoding 50S ribosomal protein L31, with protein sequence MAREGIHPKYFEAKIICTTCGTDFMSGSTKGEELKVDTCSSCHPFYTGNQQFSNSAGRVERFKSKFTKKEELTKQVAEDSKSQKEINIKTSKQK encoded by the coding sequence ATGGCAAGAGAAGGAATCCATCCAAAATATTTTGAAGCAAAAATTATCTGTACAACTTGTGGAACTGATTTCATGAGTGGTTCTACTAAAGGAGAAGAATTAAAAGTTGATACTTGTTCTTCATGCCATCCATTTTATACTGGTAATCAACAATTTTCAAATTCAGCTGGACGAGTGGAAAGATTTAAATCAAAATTTACAAAAAAAGAAGAATTAACAAAACAAGTAGCAGAAGATTCAAAATCACAAAAAGAAATTAACATAAAAACTAGTAAACAAAAATAA
- a CDS encoding nitroreductase family protein, whose protein sequence is MSVQKAINWRKTVKKYNENKKISHNDLNLIIEAGRLAPSSMGLEVAKLIVIRNKITKAQVADQVMQGNIAKVKEADALVFLVGVNPDYLLTDEFLSTRLSRAEGISAEKLQEYINRYRNYFEKSAVDLKSYVAQQIHITASFMALQAADLKVGSTIMGGFNAPESDKILAELGYLDLTKYHSILTMAFGYYDEKTEGSTLPRLRISTDDFVNIIE, encoded by the coding sequence ATGTCAGTTCAAAAAGCAATTAATTGAAGAAAAACAGTTAAAAAATATAATGAAAACAAGAAAATTAGTCACAATGATTTAAATTTAATTATTGAAGCAGGGCGCTTAGCACCAAGTTCAATGGGTTTAGAAGTTGCCAAATTAATTGTTATTCGTAATAAAATAACAAAAGCACAAGTTGCTGATCAAGTAATGCAAGGTAATATTGCAAAAGTAAAAGAAGCGGATGCGTTAGTATTCTTAGTTGGTGTTAACCCAGATTATTTATTAACAGATGAATTTTTATCAACGCGTTTATCACGTGCTGAGGGGATTTCTGCCGAAAAACTACAAGAATATATTAATCGTTATCGTAATTATTTTGAAAAAAGTGCAGTTGATTTAAAATCTTATGTTGCGCAACAAATTCATATTACAGCTAGTTTTATGGCCCTACAAGCGGCTGATTTAAAAGTTGGTTCGACAATTATGGGAGGATTTAATGCCCCAGAATCTGATAAAATCCTAGCTGAGTTAGGTTATTTAGATTTAACAAAATATCATTCAATTTTAACAATGGCTTTTGGCTATTATGATGAAAAAACGGAGGGTTCAACCCTACCACGGTTGCGAATCTCAACCGATGATTTTGTTAATATTATTGAATAA